In the Campylobacter lari genome, GGAACACTTATTGCTTTATACCTGCTAAGCAATAGAAGATTGTGAGATATTCACAAAGCAATATTTTTTAAAGGATTTAATTATGATGAGATCTCTTTGGGCTGGGGTTTCAGGACTCCAAGCACACCAATACGCAATGGATGTAGAAGGTAACAACATAGCAAATGTTAATACATTTGGTTTTAAGTATTCTCGTGCGGATTTCTCAACGCTTATGAGCCAAACTTCTAAGATAGCTACAGCTCCAGATGGCAATTTAGGTGGTAAAAACCCTATGCAAGTTGGACTTGGTGCGGGTGTAAATTCTACAACTAGAATTCACTCTCAAGGTAACATCCAAACCACAGATAAAAACACCGATATGGCTATTAATGGAGATGGATTTTTCATCGTATCAAATGATGGTGGTACTACTCAGTATTATACCCGTGCAGGGGATTTTAAAACAGACGCAGTAGGAAATTTCGTAGATAATAACGGCTATACTGTTCAAGGTTGGAATTATAATCAAGAAACAGGTCAAATTGATTCTTCAACTTCAGTAGGTGATATCGTAATCCCACCTGGTATGAGTATGCCTGCTAGACCAAGTTCTTCTGTAAAACTTACAGCAAATTTAGATAGTGGCAATACTTTGGGTATGAATGCTTCTGCAAAAAGACCTATTTATGCTCTTGATTCTACTCATGGTAGAAGAGATGATACTGGAACGGCTGTAGATGAAAATGATACTGGTCATACTGAGTTTTATACTACTTCAAAAAGCGGAGCACAAGTAACTGAAAAAGGTGTTGATATGGGCGTGGTATTTAATGCTCAGGGTGAGGGTTTAAACCTAAGAGATGGACAAGGTATATGGGTAAGTTACGCGGACGCTAAGTGGCAAAGTACAGCATTTACTAATCCAGACTTACCTACAACCCAAGCAGATATTCAGCAAAATACCGATTATACTTTTTGGGGTTATACTAAGGCTGATGGCACTCAAGTACCTGCTACTTTAGACATAACCATTAATGGAACTAGAATCCAAGCTACAGGCGTAGGAAGAGATACTTTTATTAATGCTATAAATGCTAAAACATCAGAAACAGGTGTAGTAGCTTCTATAGTAGATGGAAGATTGACATTTACAAATGACAATAGCACAGGAACTACCTCTAAAACAAAAAATATTAATATTACTGTTGGTAACACAAATACGGCGGGAGAGGTTATAAACTCTGGAGGAGATGTTGGAAATATAAATGCTCCAGCAGCGGGAAACAATATTATAGGTGGAGCTCAACAGCCAATAAGTGTAATAACTGCTCATGAGTATATTTATAGTTCAAACAATGTAGATATAGGAGCTAATCCGGATCCTAATGATGATGACACATGGCCTGATATGGCTGGAAGAAGAACTTTTCATACTACAGAAGACTTAAGAGAGCTTTTACAAAGAGATGCAAGATGGGCTGTAGACTATGATGGAAGTGGTGGAAGAACAACAGATGATGCTAATGTTGGTGTAAAAGTAGTAGTGGAAAGTGATGGTAGATTTAAAATTACTAATCCAGCTCAAGAGAATGCAAAAGATATGACCTTTAAAGTTACTGGTTACTCTAATGAAGCTAATAAAATCGCCACAAATGATAAATTCACAGCGATGTTTAGTGCCTTAGATGGAAATTTCAATGCAGGTAATAATGAAAAATATTCTCAAGACATGTATTTATCAGCGCATACTGCGAGTATAGAAATCTTTGATTCATTAGGAACTAGACATGAGCTAACTGTGCAATTTACTAAGCAAAGTAAAACAGCAGATGGTGGGGCTGAATGGTCTATCATCATCTCAGTGCCTGAGCCTGCAGAGATTAATTTCAGTGGTGATGGTGCTCCAGGAAATATAGTAGTAGGAAATTTAAGATTTGGTAATGATGGCTCTTTACAAAGCTATACACCAAATGTGTTAAATTTCACCGGAAATAACGGCTCAAAA is a window encoding:
- the flgE gene encoding flagellar hook protein FlgE, translating into MMRSLWAGVSGLQAHQYAMDVEGNNIANVNTFGFKYSRADFSTLMSQTSKIATAPDGNLGGKNPMQVGLGAGVNSTTRIHSQGNIQTTDKNTDMAINGDGFFIVSNDGGTTQYYTRAGDFKTDAVGNFVDNNGYTVQGWNYNQETGQIDSSTSVGDIVIPPGMSMPARPSSSVKLTANLDSGNTLGMNASAKRPIYALDSTHGRRDDTGTAVDENDTGHTEFYTTSKSGAQVTEKGVDMGVVFNAQGEGLNLRDGQGIWVSYADAKWQSTAFTNPDLPTTQADIQQNTDYTFWGYTKADGTQVPATLDITINGTRIQATGVGRDTFINAINAKTSETGVVASIVDGRLTFTNDNSTGTTSKTKNINITVGNTNTAGEVINSGGDVGNINAPAAGNNIIGGAQQPISVITAHEYIYSSNNVDIGANPDPNDDDTWPDMAGRRTFHTTEDLRELLQRDARWAVDYDGSGGRTTDDANVGVKVVVESDGRFKITNPAQENAKDMTFKVTGYSNEANKIATNDKFTAMFSALDGNFNAGNNEKYSQDMYLSAHTASIEIFDSLGTRHELTVQFTKQSKTADGGAEWSIIISVPEPAEINFSGDGAPGNIVVGNLRFGNDGSLQSYTPNVLNFTGNNGSKPDQVIKLDFGTTGGFDGLTSYDKDSATTKQETDGYTGGNLKPDALRTDENGYIYGEFTNGKTLALAKVALATFPNNMGLEEMGNNLFKATANSGSPTIGHAGEGGRGGLKGSAIEMSNVDLSRALTELIVIQRGYQANSKTITTSDQLLNTLLQLKQ